From Halobacillus sp. Marseille-Q1614, the proteins below share one genomic window:
- a CDS encoding spore coat protein: MQQQNQPQKIQNPETTVPKTPQMNERDFVNDYLSTEKYMTNAYSVALNEASNQQFYQDLSSIFKETQDCQRNLYNLMFKNGWYSLEAADQTKLQNSYQQFNGYKNQLPYIVQ; this comes from the coding sequence ATGCAGCAGCAAAACCAACCGCAAAAGATCCAGAATCCTGAAACAACCGTACCAAAAACCCCGCAAATGAACGAACGTGATTTCGTTAATGATTATCTGTCTACAGAGAAGTATATGACAAATGCCTATAGCGTAGCTTTAAATGAGGCCAGCAACCAACAGTTCTATCAAGACCTTTCTTCGATTTTTAAAGAAACTCAAGACTGCCAAAGAAACCTTTACAACTTAATGTTTAAAAACGGATGGTATTCTCTGGAGGCCGCTGACCAAACAAAGCTGCAAAATTCTTACCAGCAGTTTAACGGCTATAAAAACCAACTGCCATACATCGTTCAATAA
- a CDS encoding proline dehydrogenase family protein has protein sequence MEQILRNFFLFLSKNKFFTKLAKRYGLRFGAGRFVAGETIQHAVETIKKINEQGMSVTIDHLGEFIDSEEEARTAADECIEAIKAISSHNLDSQLSLKLTSMGLDISYKLALENMRNILKVAEEKDVFVTIDMEDFERCQTTLDLFKELREDYEHIGTVIQSYLYRAAEDIEDLNRYSPNLRLVKGAYKESPKVAFPDKKDVDENYKKIIKMHLLNGNYTAVATHDDAMIEYTTKLVKEHNIPIDQFEFQMLYGIRVERQQELVKEGYKMRVYVPYGDDWYGYFMRRLAERPANVAFVLKGVAGK, from the coding sequence ATGGAACAAATACTTCGGAATTTCTTCTTATTTTTATCAAAAAATAAATTCTTTACTAAGTTAGCCAAAAGATACGGACTGCGGTTCGGCGCAGGACGCTTCGTCGCCGGCGAAACCATCCAGCATGCCGTTGAGACAATAAAAAAGATTAACGAACAGGGAATGAGTGTGACGATTGACCACTTGGGTGAATTTATAGACAGTGAAGAGGAAGCAAGAACTGCAGCAGACGAATGTATTGAAGCGATCAAAGCCATATCTTCTCATAACCTCGATTCACAGCTTTCGCTAAAACTTACTTCAATGGGACTGGACATTTCATATAAACTCGCGCTCGAGAATATGAGAAATATTTTAAAAGTGGCCGAGGAAAAGGATGTGTTCGTCACTATAGATATGGAAGACTTTGAACGGTGTCAGACCACCCTTGACTTATTCAAAGAACTGAGGGAAGATTACGAACATATTGGAACAGTTATTCAATCTTATCTATATCGGGCGGCGGAAGATATTGAAGATTTAAACAGATACAGTCCTAACCTTCGTTTAGTAAAAGGGGCTTATAAAGAATCACCGAAAGTTGCTTTCCCTGATAAGAAGGATGTTGACGAAAATTATAAAAAGATTATTAAAATGCACTTGCTTAATGGCAACTATACAGCCGTAGCTACACATGATGATGCCATGATTGAATATACAACGAAGCTTGTAAAAGAGCATAATATTCCAATCGATCAATTTGAATTTCAAATGCTTTATGGCATTCGTGTGGAGCGTCAGCAGGAATTAGTAAAGGAAGGTTATAAAATGCGTGTGTATGTACCATATGGGGATGACTGGTATGGCTACTTTATGCGCCGTCTTGCTGAAAGGCCGGCCAATGTGGCCTTTGTGTTAAAAGGAGTAGCCGGGAAGTAA